The uncultured Cohaesibacter sp. genome segment ACGCAGAAGACAATCGTGAAACCGGCAATCTTGAGATATTCGGCATTGTTCAGGATGTCGCGATAGTTGTCGAAGCCGACAAAGGTCGAGCCGAAGCCAAACGGATCTTCCAGGTAGAAAGACAGGCGCAGCGCCTGCCATGCCGGCCAGTAGAAAAAGATGACAATGATCGACAGCTGCGGCAGCAGGAAGAACAAGGGCAGCCATTTGTTGTTGAATGCGGCGCGTTTCACGTCTTGACCTCTTGTAGCAGGCGCGTCTGGATCGACCCGAAAGGGCAGAAACAATCCAGCGGCGCAGAAGAGAAGAGACGACCGCGCGGGTGCGCGATCGTCCTTTGGAGAGCTCAGAAATGCTTATTTCTGGGTCTTGGAGAAGCGATCAAGAAGCGCGTTGCCGTCTTTTTCGATGGTAGCCAGGGCGCTGTCGATGTCGGTTTCCCCGTTCAGGAAGCGGGTAAATTCGCGGTTTTCGACGTCGCGGATCTGAACATAGAAGCCCATGCGATAACCGCGGGTATTCTCGCCAGACTGCAGAGAGAGCTGCTTGATGCCAACTTCAGCGGCCGGGAAGCGGTCATAGTGGCCATCTTTTTTAGCCAGCTCATAAGCTGCTGTGGTGATCGGCACGTAACCGGATTCTTTGTGCCAGAAATACTGGATTTCAGGAGAAGACATAAATTTGAAGAAAGCAGCGGTTGCTTTGTTTTCTTCTGCAGATTTGCCGGACATGGCGAACAGGGCAGCACCACCGATGAAGGTCTGGTAGCCTTCCTTGGTGATGGATTCCCAATAAGGCAGGTTGGTTGCAGACCATTTGAATGGCAGATTTTTCTGAAGAAGACCGCCAAAGGAGCCCGAAGACCCGATCCACATGGCAACATTGCCATCTTCAAACTGAGACTGATTGTCACCCCAAGAGGTGCCGTAGAAGCCGAAATACCCCTGTTCCAGCCATTTCTTGACAGCTGTCCAGTGCATTTTCTGTTCTTTGGAGTTGATCAGGATTTTGGTGCCTTCCGCGCCAGCATAACCATTGTTGTTGGTTGCGAATGGCAGATTGTGGCGGGAGAAGAAATTCTCAACAAATTCCCAAGGCAAGTGAGACTGTGCAAAAGGAACGTAACCAGCGTCTTTCAGAGCCGGTGCTGTGACTTTTTCGAACTCTTCATAGGTGACTGGAGCGGTGACGCCAGCTTTTTTCAGAGCGTCTTCATTGTAATACATGATCGGGGAAGAAGAGTTGAATGGCATGCCGATCATTTTGCCGTCATTGTCAGCATAGAAATAACGAACACCGGAGATATAGTCTTCGATGTTGAAGGCGATGCCATTGTCAGCGAACAGATCCTGCACGGGAATGGTTGCGCCTTTGGCACCGATGATGGTTGCGGAACCAGCATCGAAGACCTGCATGATGTTTGGCTGTTCGCCAGCGCGGAAGGCGGCGATGCCAGCGGTCAGAGTGTCTTCGTAGCCACCCTTGAAAACCGGGGTGATTTTGTAATCGCTCTGGGACGCATTGAATTTTTCAGCAATCGCGTTGACAGTTTCTCCCAGCTGACCGCCCATTGCGTGCCACCAGGTGATTTCGGTTTGGGCGTGGGCAACGCCGGACATCAGGCTCAGCACGGTGCTGGCTGCTGCGATTTTCAAGAAGTTCATTGTTTGCTCCAAACAAATGTGCCTTGCGGCATGCGTAAAGGTGACCGACATGCACATCCATGCCGGGTATCAAAAACAATTCGAGTAACGACCCGACCTGTCGTCAGGCAGCCGCAGATCCTTGACCGGACAGGGATCATTCCCTCTATGCCCAGTCCGACTTTGACCCCTTCCTCATCGCGATCTGAACCGGCAGTCCAGTCCAGCGTCCCCTGCCCGACATCCTTGCCATGGCACTTGATGAGTGATGAGACCAAATGAGATATTGCGTCCATCCTGCACACGTGTTCACATAGAGGCCGAGTGTTACAGCGATGTGACGCCTATGTGGCAATTGGGAAAAATCAACACATGTCCGGAGCGGCTGAATAACCATGTCGAACACAAGTGATGAAGCCCAGAAAGAGCATGGCCGCGGGCGCCGGGTGACGGCGTCCGATGTGGCGAAAGCCGCCCGTGTCTCCCGGTCGGCCGTCTCGCGCGCCTTCACGCCAGAGGCTTATCTCGACAAGGACAAGAGGGCGCTGATCCTGAAAACCGCCCACAGGCTTGGCTATCGCCCGAATGCTTTGGCCGCCAGCCTGCAAGGCAACAGCACCAATCTGGTGGGCGTCGTGGCCGGTTCGCTCGATAATCTTTATGATTCTGAATTTCTCGCCAAACTGGTTGGCGCGCTTAATCAGGCCAACAAATGGCCTTTGGTGCTGGGAGGCGGGGATCACGGCATGGAAGAGTCGATCCTCTCGATCCTCAATTATCCCCTTGATGCACTCATCATAAGAGGCGGCAGCCTGCCCTCTTCCCTGATCGAGATGTGCACCAAACTGAACATTCCCTTGCTTTTCTCCGGCCGTGTGGTGGATGCGCCTTTCACGGATTGCGTCTGTTGTCGTAATGAGGCAGGCGCAGCACTGGCGGTGGATCATTTGGTTGAGCGAGGGCGCACGGCCTTTGGCTTTCTGGGTGGGCCATCATCGCGCTCTTCGACCCTTGAACGGCTCGGCGGCATGGAGCAAAGGCTTCACCATCACGGCTTGACGCTTCAGGCCAGGCACTTTTGCGACTATAGCTATGAGAATGGCCAGAAGGCGGTCAAGGAGATGCTGGCACAGGCCGAGCTTGATGCCCTTCTTTGCGCCAATGATGCGATGGCGCTGGGGGCGCTGGCTGCGTTTCGCGCCTTGCCTGATCTGTCTGTGCCTGAAGATGTGTCGATTGTCGGCTTTGACGATGTGGCACTTGCTGCTTGGCCAGATTTCAATCTGACAACCCTGCGCAATCCAATTGACCAGACCGTTACGGAAATTCTTCGCCTGCTGGAAGAAAGACTGGCGCAGCCAGACAAGGCCAATGAAGTGGTGTTGGTCGATCCGATCTTGATGCTACGCGGCACCGATTAGCGCGCTGTCCCCACCCGACATCCAGACACAAAGCATGTGATGCGCATCTGATGCACATAAAGGCGCTGACACCGGAATCATTGTCATTGATGTTGAGGGATGTCTGGCCTATGTCTTTTTAGAGCTCTTGCAAGCCCTATTCCGACGGAGTGCCATTATGATGCTTGATACCAGCCATCCCATGTTTCGCCCGCTCTGGTTCCGTATGGGGCTTTGCGCTTTTCTTATCTTCTGGACCGGGCTTGAATGGCGCTTTGGCAGTCAGACATGGATGGTGATCACCGGTGTCATCGCTCTGTTCTGTATCTATAAGTTTCTGATAGAGTATCAGCCACCCGCCCCCACGGCAGACGCTGATGATGCGCCCCGCTTGCCAGACGATTCCCGTGACTGACAAATCAGGATAGAGCCTTTTATGACTGATAAACTTGCCATTTCCATTGACGATATTCATCAAGCCGCCCAGCGTTTGCTGGGCTATGCGGTCCGCACACCATTGCTCGAATTCGAAGCCCTCAATGCGCGGGTCGGCAAGCGCGTGCTTGTCAAGTTCGAAGGGGTGCAGCGCACTGGCTCGTTCAAATTTCGTGGGGCCTATAACCGTCTTTCAGCCCTTGCTCCGGCGGATCGGGCCAAGGGTGTGATTGCCTGGTCATCGGGCAATCATGCGCAAGGGGTCGCGGCTGCCGCCAAGCTGCTCGGCATGCCAGCGACCATCGTTATGCCCGCCGATGCCCCCGCGATTAAGATGAATAACACCAAGGGCTTTGGCGCCCGGGTCGTGACCTATGACCGCTACAGCGAATCTCGCGAGGACATTGCCTTTGCACTGGCCGAGGAATCGGGCGCAGTGGTGGTGCCCAGTTACAATGATCCCTTCGTCATTGCCGGTCAGGGGACGGTCGGGCTGGAAATGGTGGAGCAGGCAAAGGATGCCAAGGCCTCCATTGGTGCTGTGCTTGCCTGTTGTGGCGGCGGTGGTTTGACCTCGGGCATTGCCACGGCGATCAAAGCCCATCATCCAGACGCTTCGGTCTATTCGGTGGAACCGGAAGGCTTTGACAGCACGGCCCGGTCTCTCACCAGCCCCGAGCCCGTTGGCAATGCGCCAGACGCCCGCTCTATCTGCGACGCCCTCCAATCTCCCTATCCGGGGCAGATGACACTGGAGATCAACAAGAAGCTGCTTTCTGGCGGTCTGGCGGTCAGTGATGCGGAAATCAAGGAAGCGATGCGCTTTGCCTTCACCGACATGAAGCTGGTCACCGAGCCGGGCGGTGCCGCTGCGCTCACGGCAGCATTTTGCGGCAGGGTGCCGGATTTTGATGGCGATCTGGTGCTGGTCATTTCCGGAGCCAACGTGGATCCTGAGCTCTTTTGCTCTATTTTATCCGGCAGCTGACGATGTCGGCTTTGCGGTTTTAATTGTCGTCATCGGGACAACACGTCCGATGGCGTATCACATAGGCAGCCGTGGGGCATCACTGGCCCCGGGCTGACCCCATGCACGCAGACGGCTTTGTCGCCATGCAGCCAGTGCTTCGGGCGCGTCAGTTTGAATGGCGGCAAAGCCCGCTTGGGTCAAACTGCCCCAAATCGCATCAGGATCCTTTAAAGCCGCCTTATCGGAAAAGCCGCAACAGGCGACCCGATCATGGGTGTTGACCCAGAGGGCTATGCCCGCTTTCTCAAAGTCAGCACGGTGACTGACAAGGGTATAGAGACTGTCAAATCGCGCTTTCACGACCTTGACGCCGGCGGCCTTCAATTGTTTGATCATGCCGCTGCAATTGCGGGCGTCGAACCGTGTCCTCGCCATGACCATCAGGCCGTATTCTTCTTCCAGGGCCTGCATATGGCAGGCTTCATCCGCGGACTGCACATTCACCTTGATCAAGGCCTCCCCCTGCATCTCCATCTTGGCCACCAATTGGGCGACTGAAACCAGATCGTCGCCGTGCTTGACGCAGAGATTGAGGCCAATCCGTCCCCTTGCCAGCTTGAGTGCTTCAGCCAGAGTCGGGATGCCATGATGACTGAAGCCGGCCCCGCTGCCGCCCTGCCCCCGCTTCAAGGGCATCGCCTGCAACCGGGCAATGGAGAGATGATTGCAGGGAAATTCTGTGCCCGTCATTCGGGTCAGCATTTCATCATGCATCAGAAAATAGACGCCATCTTCGCTTTTTTGAATGTCGATTGCGGCCATGTCAAAGCCTGCAAAAGCAGCCGCATCGATGGAAGCAAGGCTATTTTCCGGCGCGGTCTGCCAGTAACCGCGATGGGCAACAATGGCCGGTTTCTGAGCGAGTGAGCCAAACAGGCTGCGGTCCTGCATTCCAAGTCTCCCATACGCTGCTTCTCATGAACCAGACGCGGATTGATCCAAAAGCAGTGGGCATTGATTGACTGCCGCAATGCCTTGCGCATTTGCTTGGCTGGACTATGAGCGGTGTCCGCAAGCAATTGATGCCGCCAGATATGCATTTTGTGCAATTTTCGACATTCATGGTCTTGTTCAGGATGGTTATTTTTCTTCTGGCTTATTGTCTGGGAAAAGCCGCAAGAACCATAAAAAGTCCCCATCAAGATAGTACGTATTTATCCTAATGTCCACTCTTTCCTAAAAGCCAGCCCCTCGCTTGCCTTGGGTTGACGCCCCAAGCTGATCCGGTTCTCTATTTTGCTTGCTTATGGCATATCGGGATAAACTGTCTGGCTTTTGACCGTGCTATAGACAAAACTGGTGTCGATTGAGGCAACACCGCCGATCGGGTGGATCCTTGAGCGAATAAAAGTCTCATAGTGATCCAGCCCGGGCACCAGCACGCGCAATTGATAATCCATCTGGCCGGT includes the following:
- a CDS encoding extracellular solute-binding protein; translated protein: MNFLKIAAASTVLSLMSGVAHAQTEITWWHAMGGQLGETVNAIAEKFNASQSDYKITPVFKGGYEDTLTAGIAAFRAGEQPNIMQVFDAGSATIIGAKGATIPVQDLFADNGIAFNIEDYISGVRYFYADNDGKMIGMPFNSSSPIMYYNEDALKKAGVTAPVTYEEFEKVTAPALKDAGYVPFAQSHLPWEFVENFFSRHNLPFATNNNGYAGAEGTKILINSKEQKMHWTAVKKWLEQGYFGFYGTSWGDNQSQFEDGNVAMWIGSSGSFGGLLQKNLPFKWSATNLPYWESITKEGYQTFIGGAALFAMSGKSAEENKATAAFFKFMSSPEIQYFWHKESGYVPITTAAYELAKKDGHYDRFPAAEVGIKQLSLQSGENTRGYRMGFYVQIRDVENREFTRFLNGETDIDSALATIEKDGNALLDRFSKTQK
- a CDS encoding LacI family DNA-binding transcriptional regulator, with the translated sequence MSNTSDEAQKEHGRGRRVTASDVAKAARVSRSAVSRAFTPEAYLDKDKRALILKTAHRLGYRPNALAASLQGNSTNLVGVVAGSLDNLYDSEFLAKLVGALNQANKWPLVLGGGDHGMEESILSILNYPLDALIIRGGSLPSSLIEMCTKLNIPLLFSGRVVDAPFTDCVCCRNEAGAALAVDHLVERGRTAFGFLGGPSSRSSTLERLGGMEQRLHHHGLTLQARHFCDYSYENGQKAVKEMLAQAELDALLCANDAMALGALAAFRALPDLSVPEDVSIVGFDDVALAAWPDFNLTTLRNPIDQTVTEILRLLEERLAQPDKANEVVLVDPILMLRGTD
- a CDS encoding threonine/serine dehydratase, whose protein sequence is MTDKLAISIDDIHQAAQRLLGYAVRTPLLEFEALNARVGKRVLVKFEGVQRTGSFKFRGAYNRLSALAPADRAKGVIAWSSGNHAQGVAAAAKLLGMPATIVMPADAPAIKMNNTKGFGARVVTYDRYSESREDIAFALAEESGAVVVPSYNDPFVIAGQGTVGLEMVEQAKDAKASIGAVLACCGGGGLTSGIATAIKAHHPDASVYSVEPEGFDSTARSLTSPEPVGNAPDARSICDALQSPYPGQMTLEINKKLLSGGLAVSDAEIKEAMRFAFTDMKLVTEPGGAAALTAAFCGRVPDFDGDLVLVISGANVDPELFCSILSGS
- a CDS encoding glycerophosphodiester phosphodiesterase family protein translates to MQDRSLFGSLAQKPAIVAHRGYWQTAPENSLASIDAAAFAGFDMAAIDIQKSEDGVYFLMHDEMLTRMTGTEFPCNHLSIARLQAMPLKRGQGGSGAGFSHHGIPTLAEALKLARGRIGLNLCVKHGDDLVSVAQLVAKMEMQGEALIKVNVQSADEACHMQALEEEYGLMVMARTRFDARNCSGMIKQLKAAGVKVVKARFDSLYTLVSHRADFEKAGIALWVNTHDRVACCGFSDKAALKDPDAIWGSLTQAGFAAIQTDAPEALAAWRQSRLRAWGQPGASDAPRLPM